A genomic segment from Phragmites australis chromosome 6, lpPhrAust1.1, whole genome shotgun sequence encodes:
- the LOC133921437 gene encoding rop guanine nucleotide exchange factor 14-like isoform X2 — translation MRMKTLACCRRRPQDFSVDMDQEPDRVMTYNGLESCIINSSSYDEDSAISATTGADGCVTTDSLDDEVSSCSSSKDVCSSSFSLHCLSSSKQEDEHSLDELGTPTAVHLLPVKGKKPITYTLSASDIENMKEKFAKLLLGDDISGGARGVCTALALSNAITNLSATVFGELWKLEPLCEEKKIRWQKEMDWLLSPTTYMVELVPTKQSGADGCMFEIMTPKARSDVHVNLPALQKLDTMLIEVMDSMVDTEYWYEESGSRADGRGKKNGPRQSKKWWFPSPRVPEIGLSQFQRKRLIFQAKLVHQILKAAKSINGQVLFQMPIPAAVMDALPKSGRASLGEDLYHAITTEYIPIEEIFVSLSLKTEHSVLETMNQLEGAVFAWNQRISEEKSKRSPRRHSWNFMKDNSSELEKMSACTERVDTLMQLLKCRFPNLPPTFIDVLKVQYNVDVGNAIVEAYSRVLVGVAFSILSRVAEILLEDDLIKKPNTPMATLKFDLSSDVYLSGITETPPGHIRRSLMDQISMVDGRFDTVTKKKRVKQLRW, via the exons GGGTGATGACATACAATGGCCTCGAGAGCTGCATTATCAACAGTTCCTCCTATGATGAGGATAGTGCTATTAGTGCAACAACTGGGGCAGATGGCTGTGTCACCACAGATTCCCTTGACGATGAAGTCTCAAGTTGCTCCTCAAGTAAAGATGTTTGCAgttcttccttctctttgcACTGCCTTTCCTCGAGCAAGCAGGAGGATGAGCATTCACTAGATGAGTTGGGTACACCCACAGCTGTTCATCTACTCCCTGTTAAAGGGAAGAAACCAATCACATATACCTTGAGTGCTTCTGATATTGAAAACATGAAGGAGAAGTTCGCAAAGCTATTGCTTGGTGATGATATTTCGGGTGGAGCTAGGGGCGTTTGCACTGCTCTGGCTTTGTCCAATGCCATAACCAATCTCTCAG CCACCGTTTTTGGAGAACTTTGGAAGCTGGAACCATTGTGtgaggagaaaaaaatcagGTGGCAAAAGGAAATGGACTGGTTGCTGTCTCCCACGACTTACATGGTCGAGCTTGTTCCGACGAAGCAAAGTGGAGCAGATGGATGCATGTTTGAG ATTATGACTCCAAAGGCCCGGTCAGATGTTCATGTGAATCTTCCTGCTCTTCAGAAGCTTGATACCATGCTCATT GAAGTGATGGACTCAATGGTAGATACAGAGTATTGGTACGAGGAGAGTGGCAGCCGAGCTGATGGGCGGGGGAAAAAAAATGGTCCAAGGCAGAGTAAAAAGTGGTGGTTCCCATCCCCTCGCGTCCCTGAGATAGGGCTATCTCAATTTCAGAGAAAAAGGCTTATTTTTCAAGCTAAGCTTGTTCATCAGATCCTCAAGGCAGCAAAATCCATCAACGGACAAGTTCTATTTCAGATGCCTATTCCTGCAGCTGTTATGGACGCCCTTCCGAAG TCTGGCAGGGCTAGCTTGGGCGAAGATTTGTATCATGCTATAACTACGGAGTACATTCCAATAGAGGAAATATTTGTTTCACTCAGTTTAAAAACGGAGCATAGTGTGCTAGAGACTATGAACCAGTTGGAGGGTGCAGtgtttgcatggaatcaaaggatttcagaagaaaaaagcAAGAGGTCCCCTCGACGACATTCCTGGAATTTCATGAAGGATAATTCATCGGAGCTTGAGAAGATGTCTGCATGCACCGAAAGGGTTGATACTCTCATGCAGCTTCTGAAGTGCAGATTTCCCAACCTCCCTCCGACTTTTATAGATGTTCTAAAGGTCCAATACAATGTG GACGTGGGGAATGCCATTGTGGAGGCCTACTCAAGGGTTCTTGTTGGCGTGGCATTCAGTATATTGTCGCGGGTGGCAGAGATACTGCTGGAGGATGACCTGATCAAGAAGCCCAACACACCCATGGCCACACTGAAGTTCGACCTCTCGTCCGACGTGTACCTGTCAGGCATCACCGAGACGCCACCGGGCCACATCCGACGGTCCCTTATGGACCAGATCAGCATGGTCGACGGGCGCTTCGACACTGTCACCAAGAAGAAAAGAGTGAAGCAGCTGAGGTGGTGA
- the LOC133921437 gene encoding rop guanine nucleotide exchange factor 14-like isoform X1 produces the protein MRMKTLACCRRRPQDFSVDMDQEPDRVMTYNGLESCIINSSSYDEDSAISATTGADGCVTTDSLDDEVSSCSSSKDVCSSSFSLHCLSSSKQEDEHSLDELGTPTAVHLLPVKGKKPITYTLSASDIENMKEKFAKLLLGDDISGGARGVCTALALSNAITNLSATVFGELWKLEPLCEEKKIRWQKEMDWLLSPTTYMVELVPTKQSGADGCMFEIMTPKARSDVHVNLPALQKLDTMLIEVMDSMVDTEYWYEESGSRADGRGKKNGPRQSKKWWFPSPRVPEIGLSQFQRKRLIFQAKLVHQILKAAKSINGQVLFQMPIPAAVMDALPKSGRASLGEDLYHAITTEYIPIEEIFVSLSLKTEHSVLETMNQLEGAVFAWNQRISEEKSKRSPRRHSWNFMKDNSSELEKMSACTERVDTLMQLLKCRFPNLPPTFIDVLKVQYNVVCLALHFSNILTPNSLKCRSSDDVLNMQDVGNAIVEAYSRVLVGVAFSILSRVAEILLEDDLIKKPNTPMATLKFDLSSDVYLSGITETPPGHIRRSLMDQISMVDGRFDTVTKKKRVKQLRW, from the exons GGGTGATGACATACAATGGCCTCGAGAGCTGCATTATCAACAGTTCCTCCTATGATGAGGATAGTGCTATTAGTGCAACAACTGGGGCAGATGGCTGTGTCACCACAGATTCCCTTGACGATGAAGTCTCAAGTTGCTCCTCAAGTAAAGATGTTTGCAgttcttccttctctttgcACTGCCTTTCCTCGAGCAAGCAGGAGGATGAGCATTCACTAGATGAGTTGGGTACACCCACAGCTGTTCATCTACTCCCTGTTAAAGGGAAGAAACCAATCACATATACCTTGAGTGCTTCTGATATTGAAAACATGAAGGAGAAGTTCGCAAAGCTATTGCTTGGTGATGATATTTCGGGTGGAGCTAGGGGCGTTTGCACTGCTCTGGCTTTGTCCAATGCCATAACCAATCTCTCAG CCACCGTTTTTGGAGAACTTTGGAAGCTGGAACCATTGTGtgaggagaaaaaaatcagGTGGCAAAAGGAAATGGACTGGTTGCTGTCTCCCACGACTTACATGGTCGAGCTTGTTCCGACGAAGCAAAGTGGAGCAGATGGATGCATGTTTGAG ATTATGACTCCAAAGGCCCGGTCAGATGTTCATGTGAATCTTCCTGCTCTTCAGAAGCTTGATACCATGCTCATT GAAGTGATGGACTCAATGGTAGATACAGAGTATTGGTACGAGGAGAGTGGCAGCCGAGCTGATGGGCGGGGGAAAAAAAATGGTCCAAGGCAGAGTAAAAAGTGGTGGTTCCCATCCCCTCGCGTCCCTGAGATAGGGCTATCTCAATTTCAGAGAAAAAGGCTTATTTTTCAAGCTAAGCTTGTTCATCAGATCCTCAAGGCAGCAAAATCCATCAACGGACAAGTTCTATTTCAGATGCCTATTCCTGCAGCTGTTATGGACGCCCTTCCGAAG TCTGGCAGGGCTAGCTTGGGCGAAGATTTGTATCATGCTATAACTACGGAGTACATTCCAATAGAGGAAATATTTGTTTCACTCAGTTTAAAAACGGAGCATAGTGTGCTAGAGACTATGAACCAGTTGGAGGGTGCAGtgtttgcatggaatcaaaggatttcagaagaaaaaagcAAGAGGTCCCCTCGACGACATTCCTGGAATTTCATGAAGGATAATTCATCGGAGCTTGAGAAGATGTCTGCATGCACCGAAAGGGTTGATACTCTCATGCAGCTTCTGAAGTGCAGATTTCCCAACCTCCCTCCGACTTTTATAGATGTTCTAAAGGTCCAATACAATGTGGTATGTTTGGCATTGCATTTTAGTAACATTCTAACTCCGAATAGTCTGAAATGCAGAAGCTCTGACGACGTATTGAATATGCAGGACGTGGGGAATGCCATTGTGGAGGCCTACTCAAGGGTTCTTGTTGGCGTGGCATTCAGTATATTGTCGCGGGTGGCAGAGATACTGCTGGAGGATGACCTGATCAAGAAGCCCAACACACCCATGGCCACACTGAAGTTCGACCTCTCGTCCGACGTGTACCTGTCAGGCATCACCGAGACGCCACCGGGCCACATCCGACGGTCCCTTATGGACCAGATCAGCATGGTCGACGGGCGCTTCGACACTGTCACCAAGAAGAAAAGAGTGAAGCAGCTGAGGTGGTGA